A section of the Vidua chalybeata isolate OUT-0048 chromosome 32, bVidCha1 merged haplotype, whole genome shotgun sequence genome encodes:
- the LOC128802011 gene encoding pecanex-like protein 3 yields MAGAAVLQVLRQGVWASLTGGCFLEPQLGAFANCVRLYVWLFLLGLPLGLYSALPPSPAVAALYCGLVAAFFGAVKAVTFRLHARLDRDPERDPEGGAAALLPPRSPQERDGTPGPPGGGLQLSVLRWPSATPPQLCGFNQLSELLPHLDTTTGAGELRGILTAADRDWLRSVGVGGVPGGAWGGRTACGGGTDGAGGDARTPPLSLLLLPPAPGGCPAGSGVPPGSPPPSPPLGGGPGSACPTPTPPRTPP; encoded by the exons ATGGCGGGGGCGGCGGTGCTGCAGGTGCTCCGGCAGGGCGTGTGGGCCTCGCTGACCGGCGGCTGCTTCCTGGAGCCTCAGCTGGGCGCCTTCGCCAACTGCGTGCGGCTCTACGTGTGGCTCTTCCTGCTCGGGCTGCCGCTCGGCCTCTACTCG GCGctgcccccctcccccgccGTGGCCGCTCTCTACTGCGGGCTCGTGGCCGCGTTTTTCGGGGCCGTCAAGGCCGTGACGTTCCGGCTGCACGCGCGCCTGGACCGGGACCCCGAGCGGGACCCCGaggggggggcggcggcgctgctgcccccccgcagcccccagGAGCGGGACGGGACCCCCGG CCCCCCCGGGGGGGGTCTGCAGCTCTCGGTGCTGCGGTGGCCGAGCGCAACCCCCCCTCAACTCTGCGGCTTCAACCAACTCTCG gagctgctgccacacctgGACACCACCaccggggctgggg AGCTCCGGGGCATCCTCACGGCCGCTGACCGGGACTGGCTGCGCTCGGTGGGTgtggggggggtcccggggggggcctggggggggCGCACGGCCTGTGGGGGGGGCACcgatggggctgggggtgatgccaggaccccccccctgagcctcctcctcctccccccagccccggggggcTGCCCTGCAGGGTCAGGGGTCCCGCCCGGCAGCCCCCCCCCATCGCCCCCCCTGGGTGGGGGTCCCGGCAGCGCCtgccccacccccacccccccgcgGACCCCCCCTTga
- the MAP3K11 gene encoding mitogen-activated protein kinase kinase kinase 11, whose protein sequence is MEWGRASPSPSPPAGSHSPSPPLSPSPPLSPLFPQGSRSPFPPSPRGSRSPSPSPAGSRSPSPPSPGGSRSPSPPSPGGSRSPSPPGVWEPARAAFGELRLEEVIGAGGFGRVFRGTWRGQVVAVKAARGDAGAAGAASLRREARLYARLRHPNVVALRAVCLEPPHLCLVMEFAAGGPLSRALAGRRVPPAVLLDWARQVARGMRYLHAGTPVPLIHRDLKSSNVLLAQPVVGDDVSGKTLKITDFGLAREWQRTTKMSAAGTYAWMAPEVIRASTFSKGSDVWSYGVLLWELLTGEVPYRGIDGLAVAYGVAVNKLTLPIPSTCPPPFAQLMAACWEQDPHRRPGFGTILRRLGGLEPGGLGPPESFHSLQESWRREIQGLFDELRAREKELRSREEAVARASRAQRSQAEALRQREAAVARRELEVLERELSLMLRGPPRPPPAPKRRRPPFRRPRKPADLIGMPQDFKHRLTVQASPGGDPRSHDPEDGPGESPPFPRLRAIQLEPEDEEEPPRGRGGRASAPNGRRRLRPDETTWYLDTEELSPGDASPNGEAGPPEAEEGRGSRGGTPRLLRRALLKGSALLASLGLGRDLAPPESPRSPPPSPGLLRLSPRRWERTLGSPESPGTPETGRAWTPGTPEPSQARSPGSPDPSGVRTPGTPRTPEPSRARTPGSPDPSGIRTPGTPGTPGTPEQGRARIPGSPDPSGIRTPGTPGTPRSPGTPEQRPARTPRTLELNWSWTPEQGGARTPGTPEQGRARTPGTLELGQPRTPGTPGTPEPRRARTPGTPELGLQPSPRGARRPRELSPAGTPEWGPARPRPSPLRPRIDPWSFVSAGPRRAPPPAEPRPRDPFTDQ, encoded by the exons ATGGAGTGGGGCCGGGcatccccctccccatccccccCGGCGGGGTCCCACTCCCCGTCGCCCCCCCTTTCCCCATCgccccccctttcccccctcttcccACAGGGCTCCcgctcccctttccccccctcccccagggGGTCCCgctccccttccccatcccccgCGGGGTCCCGCTCTCCCTCCCCGCCATCCCCGGGGGGGTCCCGCTCTCCCTCCCCGCCATCCCCGGGGGGCTCCCGCTCCCCATCGCCGCCGGGGGTTTGGGAACCGGCCCGGGCGGCCTTCGGGGAGCTGCGGCTGGAGGAGGTGATCGGGGCCGGGGGCTTCGGCCGCGTCTTCCGGGGCACGTGGCGGGGCCAGGTGGTGGCGGTGAAGGCGGCGCGGGGGgacgcgggggcggcgggggcggccaGCCTGCGGCGGGAGGCGCGGCTCTACGCCCGCCTGCGGCACCCCAACGTGGTGGCGCTGCGGGCCGTGTGCCTGGAGCCCCCCCACCTGTGCCTGGTGATGGAGTTCGCGGCGGGGGGGCCGCTGTCCAGGGCGCTGGCCGGCCGCAGGGTCCCCCCCGCCGTCCTGCTGGACTGGGCGCGCCAGGTGGCGCGGGGGATGCGGTACCTGCACGCCGGGACCCCCGTGCCCCTCATCCACCGCGACCTCAAGTCCAGCAACG tgctgctggcacagcccgTGGTGGGGGACGACGTGAGCGGGAAAACGCTGAAAATCACGGATTTCGGGCTGGCCCGCGAGTGGCAGCGCACCACCAAGATGAGCGCGGCCGGCACCTACGCCTGGATGGCCCCCGAGGTCATCCGGGCATCCACCTTCTCCAAGGGCAGCGACGTCTGGAG TTACggggtgctgctgtgggagctgctgacCGGGGAGGTGCCGTACCGGGGCATCGACGGGCTGGCCGTGGCCTACGGCGTGGCCGTGAACAAACTGACCCTGCCCATCCCGTCCACCTGCCCCCCGCCCTTCGCCCAGCTCATGGCAG cctgctgggagcaggaccCCCACCGGCGGCCGGGCTTCGGGACCATCCTGCGGCGGCTGGGGGGGCTGGAGCCGGGGGGGCTGGGGCCCCCCGAGTCCTTCCACTCCCTGCAGGAGTCCTGGCGCCGCGAGATCCAGGGGCTCTTCGACGAGCTGAGGGCGCGGGAGAAG GAGCTGCGCAGCCGGGAGGAGGCCGTGGCCAGGGCCTCGCGGGCCCAGCGCTCCCAGGCCGAGGCCCTGCGGCAGCGCGAGGCCGCCGTGGCCcgcagggagctggaggtgctggagcggGAGCTCAGCCTCATGCTCAGGGgacccccccggccccccccggcccccaAGAGACGCCGACCCCCCTTTCGGAGGCCGCGGAAGCCCGCCGACCTCATTGGCATGCCCCAGG aTTTCAAGCACCGCCTGACGGTCCAGGCGTCACCCGGGGGGGACCCCCGGAGCCACGACCCCGAGGATGGGCCGGGGGAatccccccccttcccccgcCTGCGCGCCATCCAGC tggagcccgaggatgaggaggagccgccgcggggccgcgggggccgGGCCAGTGCCCCCAATGGCAG GCGGCGCCTGCGCCCGGACGAGACCACCTGGTACCTGGACACGGAGGAGCTGAGCCCGGGGGACGCGTCCCCCAACG GCGAGGCCGGGCCCCCCGAGGCCGAGGAGGGCCGGGGGTCTCGGGGAGGGACCCCCCGGCTGCTGCGGCGGGCGCTGCTGAAGGGCTCGGCCCTGCTGgcgtccctggggctgggccgCGACCTGGCCCCCCCCGAgtccccccgcagccccccgcccTCCCCCGGCCTCCTGCGCCTGTCCCCGCGCCGCTGGGAGCGCACCCTGGGCTCCCCAGAGTCACCCGGGACCCCCGAGACCGGTCGTGCCtggacccccgggacccctgAGCCGAGCCAAGCCCGGAGCCCCGGATCCCCCGATCCCAGCGGAGTccggacccccgggacccccaggacccctgaGCCAAGCCGAGCACGGACCCCCGGATCCCCTGATCCCAGCGGAATCCGgacccccggcacccccgggacccccgggacccccgagcaGGGGCGAGCCCGGATCCCCGGGTCGCCAGATCCGAGTGGGATccggacccccgggacccccgggacccccaggagccccgggacccccgagcaGAGGCCAGCCCGGACCCCCAGGACCCTGGAGCTGAATTGGTCCTGGACCCCCGAGCAAGGGGGAGCCaggacccccgggacccccgagcaGGGCCGTGCCCGGACCCCCGGGACCCTCGAGCTGGGTCAGCCccggacccccgggacccccgggacccctgAGCCACGTCGTGCccggacccccgggacccccgagctggggctgcagccgTCCCCCCGGGGGGCCCGGAGACCCCGAGAGCTGAGCCCGGCTGGGACCCCCGAGTGGG gccccgcccggccccgcccctccccgctCCGCCCCCGCATCGACCCCTGGAGCTTCGTGtccgcggggccgcgccgggccccgccccccgccgagccccgcccCCGAGACCCCTTCACCGACCAATGA
- the SIPA1 gene encoding signal-induced proliferation-associated protein 1, whose protein sequence is MQSDDLFLRKMRGPLARPPTSPAPPVAAGGVPSPPPSPGGAAPPRQRSSSEAALGRPPEDGGGSPAGVSPRSRTQSHEEAAGGGSPTSPRFRDPLLLLGLAAGEGDPDFFPRPPWSPLLAHYDVQSILFDPTEPPPGPPGLISGASAAHLEPEEPPGSPRGAPGPEALVLSCPRFCCETGGEQEPGLGSPRGPPGPGQLPNAAVAVLEEPPAGARPPHPIEHSDEGAEYYRKYFYGKEHHNLLGEDPRLGPVAVSLRREEKEGARPQVLHRIILRTCQLRTLRGSVLEEALPPGCRPPGARGAPPRKLLELLLPGLAVGGLRLAPSPAVQETLLKLDEQGVSRQRKVGVLYCRAGQGSEEEMYNNEGPGPAFEQFLALLGTRVRLRGFGGYRAQLDTRTDSTGTHSLYTTYHGYEVMFHVSTMLPFTPRNPQQLLRKRHIGNDIVTIVFQEPGARPFSPRALRSHFQHVFIVVRVHEPCTPKTTYSVAVVRPEDTPPFGPALAEGQRFLGGSGLRPFLLAKAINGENAAARGGRLGAMAARTRRQYLQELLRAHAGGAPLPAPPRGLPTLGGLLRGGSASAASPPGAVAGALVWGARAERGGPGGAELPCLLGVAAERLVVVAAPAGAVANRCGGAAAACGAKPPQDRAPEPGGIPQNAGGHAGEPPGQAGTVATAPAEVATGGGTLFSCACRDVLGWGFSEGRLEIFHGAGEWLGLRLPRGAAPQVVARLQAVTRGCEAQELALPRGAGGRRGFRVDPSGVVTAVTRFSFAETAGLRPGARLLRVGRCPLPRGDPRKLRALLRRPSGPLTLLPPDRDGRPRRSFSELYARSLEQGRGSGGDPGPGDPRGDIGDTSSDSGGDSDGGGPGGQPPELLQALHEESTPCPPGPPSPRSPKKPSGGDPSPSPLAAPTPDLLLPHHGPPPAGDPGPPPDPAAPEAPPEPGPALGPSLRHSLGRLLSGSGDPQEDEWDIIACLATACSGVLEAIARGGQQLRELPQPSPSPAAPEDESQRLSEKVAQLEAALKRLQDDLQEGHAAQQRLRAELRRLRQGQDDANERLSRVTRLLRPPGTPESP, encoded by the exons atgCAGTCCGATGACCTCTTCCTCCGCAAAATGCGGGGCCCCTTGGCCCGGCCGCCCAcctcccccgccccccccgTGGCGGCTGGGGGGGTCCCCTCTCCGCCCCCCTCCCCGGGGGGAGCCGCCCCCCCCCGGCAGCGCAGCAGCAGCGAGGCGGCCCTGGGGAGGCCCCCGGAGGacgggggggggtccccggcgGGGGTGTCCCCCCGCAGCCGCACCCAAAGCCACGAggaggcggcgggggggggCAGCCCCACGTCCCCCCGCTTCCGCgaccctctgctgctgctggggctggcggCGGGCGAGGGGGACCCCGATTTCTTCCCCCGCCCGCCCTGGAGCCCCCTCCTCGCCCATTACGACGTTCAAAGCATCCTCTTCGATCCCACCGagccccccccgggcccccccggCCTCATCTCGGGGGCTTCGGCCGCTCACCTGGAGCCCGAGGAGCCCCCCGGGTCCCCCCgcggcgcccccggccccgaGGCGCTGGTGCTGAGCTGCCCCCGCTTCTGCTGCGAGACGGGCGGGGAGCAGGAGCCGGGGCTGGGGTCCCCCCGGGGCccccccgggccggggcagCTCCCGAATGCGGCCGTGGCGGTGCTGGAGGAGCCCCCGGCGGGGGCGCGGCCCCCCCACCCCATCGAGCACAGCGATGAGGGCGCCGAGTATTACCGCAAGTACTTCTACGGGAAAG AGCACCACAACCTGCTGGGCGAGGACCCCCGGCTGGGGCCCGTGGCCGTGTCCCTGCGgcgggaggagaaggagggggcGCGGCCGCAGGTGCTGCACAGGATCATCCTGCGCACCTGCCAG ctgcGGACGCTGCGGGGGTCGGTGCTGGAGGAGGCGCTGCCCCCCGGCTGCCGCCCCCCCGGGGCACGGGGGGCGCCCCCCCggaagctgctggagctgctgctgcccgggcTGGCCGTGGGGGGGCTGCGCCTCGCCCCCTCCCCCGCCGTGCAGGAGACCCTCCTCAAACTGGACGAGCAGGGG GTGAGCCGGCAGCGCAAGGTGGGGGTGCTGTACTGCCGGGCGGGGCAGGGCTCCGAGGAGGAGATGTACAACAACGAGGGGCCCGGGCCCGCCTTCGAGCagttcctggccctgctgggcacCCGCGTGAGGCTGCGCGGCTTCGGCGGCTACCGGGCACAGCTGGACACCCGCA CCGACTCCACGGGCACACACTCGCTGTACACCACGTACCACGGCTACGAGGTGATGTTCCACGTCAGCACCATGCTGCCCTTCACCCCCCGCAACCCCCAGCAG CTGCTGCGGAAGCGCCATATCGGCAACGATATCGTGACAATCGTGTTCCAGGAGCCGGGGGCGCGCCCCTTCTCCCCCCGCGCCCTCCGCAGCCACTTCCAGCACGTGTTCATCGTGGTGCGCGTGCACGAGCCCTgcacccccaaaaccacctaCAG cgtGGCCGTGGTGCGGCCGGAGGACACCCCCCCATTCGGGCCGGCTCTGGCGGAGGGGCAGCGGTTTttggggggctcggggctgcGCCCCTTCCTGCTGGCCAAGGCCATCAACGGCGAGAacgcggcggcgcggggggggcgCCTGGGGGCCATGGCAGCGCGCACCCGCCGCCAGtacctgcaggagctgctgcgcGCCCACGCCGGGGGGGCCCCGCTGCCCGCGCCCCCCCGGGGGCTCCCCACGCTCGGGGGGCTCCTCCGGGGGGGCTCCGCCTCGGCGGCTTCCCCGCCCGGGGCGGTGGCGGGGGCGTTGGTTTGGGGGGCCCGCGCCGagcgggggggtcccgggggggccGAGCTGCCGTGCCTGCTCGGGGTGGCCGCCGAGAGGCTCGTGGTGGTCGCCGCGCCGGCCGGGGCGGTCGCCAATCGTTGCGGGGGGGCGGCTGCTGCGTGTGGGGCGAAACCCCCCCAGGATCGAGCGCCCGAGCCCGGGGGGATCCCCCAAAACGCCGGGGGCCACGCGGGGGAGCCCCCCGGGCAGGCGGGCACGGTCGCCACCGCGCCGGCGGAGGTGGCCACGGGCGGCGGGACGCTGTTCAGCTGCGCCTGCCGGGacgtgctgggctggggcttcTCCGAGGGGCGCCTGGAGATCTTCCACGGCGCGGGCGAGTGGCTCGGGCTGCGCTTGCCCCGCGGCGCCGCCCCGCAGGTGGTGGCCAGGctgcag gccgTGACCCGCGGCTGCGAGGCGCAGGAGCTGGCGCTGCCGCGGGGGGCCGGGGGTCGCCGCGGGTTCCGCGTGGACCCCTCGGGGGTCGTGACGGCCGTGACGCGCTTCTCGTTCGCCGAGACCGCGGGGCTGCGCCCGGGGGCGCGGCTGCTGCGCGTGGGGCGCTGCCCCCTGCCCCGGGGCGACCCCCGCAAGCTGCGGGCGCTGCTGCGGAGACCCTCGGGACCCCTGACCCTGCTGCCCCCCGACCGCgacgggcggccccggcg GAGTTTCTCGGAGCTCTACGCCCGCTCGCTGGAGCAGGgccggggctcggggggggACCCCGGCCCTGGGGACCCCcgcggggacatcggggacaccaGCAGCGACTCGGGGGGGGACAGCGacggggggggcccgggggggcaGCCCCCCGAACTCCTGCAGGCGCTGCATGAGGAGagcaccccctgcccccccggcccccccagcCCGAGgagccccaaaaaacccagcgGGGGCGACCCCAGCCC GTCCCCCCTGGCTGCCCCCACTCCggacctgctgctgccacaccacGGCCCCCCCCCGGCCGGCGACCCG ggtccccccCCGGATCCCGCTGCTCCTGAGGCCCCccccgagcccggccccgcctTGGGCCCCTCCCTGCGACATTCCCTGGGCAGGC tgctGTCGGGGTCTGGGGACCCCCAGGAGGACGAGTGGGACATCATCGCCTGCCTGGCCACGGCCTGCAGCGGGGTCCTGGAGGCCATCGCCCgggggg ggcagcagctccgggagctcccccagcccagcccgagCCCGGCAGCGCCCGAGGATGA GTCCCAGAGGCTCTCGGAGAAGGTGGCGCAGCTCGAGGCGGCGCTGAAGCGGCTGCAGGACGATCTGCAGGAg GGCCACGCGGCGCAGCAGCGGCTCCGGGCCGAGCTGCGGCGGCTCCGGCAGGGCCAGGACGACGCCAACGAGCGGCTGAGCCGGGTCACGAGGCTGCTGCgacccccggggacccccgag